A window of Sulfurospirillum tamanense contains these coding sequences:
- the nrfD gene encoding NrfD/PsrC family molybdoenzyme membrane anchor subunit: protein MSNMWGSMAQHEVIHWPWPIAVYLFLAGLSAGSMLVALLVKWSRHERNTNSIWDAMVKAGALIAPGAIILGLMLLILDLGKPLSFFWLLVYYNPTSVMSLGIIILLIYTPLSLLFTLMIFEETVKRHKLLRLFLPLVMFIRSFSHRAKELEYFLFTFALGVGAYTGFLLSAIQAVPMWNNPILPILFLTSGISAGIASNILVGLLFFKSSINPESVKYLLVLDMRAVMSEIPLIVMLFLGMFYSGEGGMEAAKAALSEGYLAWIFWGGVVGVGLLTPLVIALTALRSHVYRMGFIVANAMIVLLGVFLLRYYIIYAGQTFTGA, encoded by the coding sequence ATGAGTAATATGTGGGGGAGTATGGCGCAACACGAGGTCATCCATTGGCCATGGCCTATTGCAGTGTATCTGTTTTTGGCAGGACTGAGCGCGGGTTCAATGCTCGTGGCGCTTTTAGTGAAGTGGAGTCGCCATGAGCGCAACACGAACTCCATCTGGGATGCCATGGTAAAGGCGGGTGCACTGATTGCTCCTGGGGCAATTATCTTGGGGCTCATGTTACTTATTTTGGATTTAGGAAAGCCCCTTTCGTTTTTTTGGTTGCTTGTTTATTATAATCCTACGTCTGTCATGTCTCTTGGTATTATTATTTTGCTTATTTATACCCCGCTCTCTTTGCTGTTTACTTTGATGATTTTTGAGGAAACAGTTAAGCGCCACAAACTATTGCGCCTATTTTTGCCTCTTGTGATGTTTATACGTTCATTTTCCCATCGTGCCAAAGAGTTAGAATATTTTTTGTTTACCTTTGCCTTGGGAGTGGGGGCTTATACGGGATTTTTGCTCTCAGCAATTCAAGCGGTGCCTATGTGGAATAATCCTATTTTGCCCATTTTGTTTTTAACTTCAGGTATTTCAGCAGGGATTGCATCCAATATTTTAGTAGGACTTTTATTTTTTAAAAGCTCTATTAATCCTGAGAGTGTGAAGTACCTTTTGGTTTTGGACATGCGGGCAGTAATGAGTGAGATTCCTCTTATTGTCATGCTTTTCCTTGGCATGTTTTACAGTGGAGAAGGGGGCATGGAGGCAGCTAAGGCGGCTCTTAGTGAAGGGTATTTGGCGTGGATTTTTTGGGGTGGAGTCGTGGGTGTTGGACTGCTAACCCCCTTGGTTATTGCCCTGACTGCACTGCGCAGCCATGTGTATCGCATGGGCTTTATTGTGGCCAATGCCATGATTGTTCTTTTGGGTGTTTTTCTGCTACGATACTACATTATTTACGCTGGCCAGACCTTTACTGGCGCCTAA
- a CDS encoding response regulator transcription factor — translation MKILLLEDDYNYRESIKEYLEMLGFEVDDFDNGADALDSIYEKTYYLLILDIKVPEVSGHEIIRYVKESGIKVPIMIITSLVDIDNVAIGYEL, via the coding sequence ATGAAGATTCTTTTGCTTGAAGATGACTACAATTATCGTGAAAGTATTAAGGAATACCTTGAGATGTTGGGTTTCGAGGTGGATGATTTTGATAATGGCGCGGATGCCCTCGATAGTATTTATGAAAAAACCTATTATCTGTTAATTTTAGACATCAAGGTTCCTGAGGTTAGTGGCCATGAGATTATCCGCTATGTAAAAGAGTCAGGGATCAAGGTGCCAATTATGATTATCACTTCTTTGGTGGACATTGACAATGTGGCCATTGGGTATGAGCTT